From Corallococcus caeni:
CGCCGCCCCCTTCGCGCAGACGTACTCCGCGCGCAGCGGCGTCACGATGCCGAAGGTGAAGGCGTAGACGAACGGGCTCCACCACGGCCAGTACACGTCCACCCGCGACAGGCCATGCCGGCACTCCGCCGCGGCCACGTTGGACGTCGTCAGCCCCTCCACGAAGCTCGCCCCGGTCTGGGTCTCCGGTGCGCCCTCGCGCGGCGCCGGACTGCGCACGCTCATGCGGAAGCACCCCGTGAGGGACGCCAGGACCAGGGCGGACGCGGCCAGTCGCTTCATGGACGGGGACTCCGGCAAGCAAAGGGGCCCCCTGCCTAACACACCCGGGATTCACCGCCAGTCCGCCCGGCGTTGCCCAGCTGTCACTTCAACCCTCTGGATTCTGGGCGTTTCTCGGATTGGGAGCCGACAGGAGACAGGAGTACACTCCGGGTTCCCCCAGCGGGGCCTTCCGCCCCATCCGGATTCTTCCAGGTTTCATGGCACAGCCCCAGAAAGTCACGGACGCGAACGCGGAGCCGGAGCAGTCGCCGGAGGTTCGCGAGAAGGTGGAGCTGGCGAAGACGTTCGCGTTCCACCTGCTCAAGGGCATCAAGCAGATTGGCATGTACCGCCACAACGAGGCGCGCTTCCCGGAGTTCCTCTCCAAGGCGCAGGAGGCCATCTCCTCGTACACGGAGAAGTACGGGCCGCTCTCGCTGAAGGTGGAGCAGCAGAACTTCATGCTGTACGGCGAGGCGCTCTTCTCCGAGGAGTCGCCGCTCCCCTACAAGTTCTTCCGCGACGGCATCCGCCAGCTCATCTTCCGGCCGGGGCTGCCGCTGGAGGAGCTGGTCACCCTCACGCTCATCGCGCTGTCGGAGCCGGAGCGCGGCGCGGACGACGTGCTCGCGCAGCTGTGGCGCGCGGGCATGCAGCAGGTGGAGTACGTGGTGGTGGAGGGCTTCTCCATGGAGGGCGCCTCCGAGGACGAGGTCCAGGTGGAGGTGGACAAGGTGGTGGGCTACCTCTACTCCCGCCTCCAGACGAACTCGGATGACTTCCTGCGCTTCGCGCGCGTGTCCGCGGAGGACCTGGACGCGAAGCTGGACGGCGTGGAGCAGATCCGCGGCCTCGTCGTGGGCGGCCGGCACGCCACGGACGACCTGAAGGCCCGCATCCAGCGGGAAATCACCGAGGAGGAGAACGCGCGCCTGTTCCCGAAGCTCGTGGGCGCGGTGTTCCAGGTGGTGGAAGGCGGCGTGGATGATCCGGTGCTGCTGGAGGAGATCTTCCTGCAGCTCTTGGACATGCTGCTGCTCCAGGACGACTTCGCCACGGTGAACCAGATCGTCCTCAAGCTGCGCGCGCTCTCCCAGCGCGAGGGCGGCGAGGACCTGGGGCGCCTGCTCAACAACTTCCTCCACAAGATGGGCGAGGAGCAGCGCCTCACGCGGCTGGGCGAGTCGCTGAAGACGACGCGCACGCGGCAGCCGCAGGACGTGACGCGCTACCTGCAGGCGCTGGGCCCGGACTCCGTGCTGCCCCTGCTCAGCGTGCTGGAGACCATCGAGCTGCCGGAGAACCGCCTCCTCCTGGGCGACGTGCTGGCCACCTTCGCGAGGGAGCTGCCGGAGCCGTTCGTGGCGCGCCTGCTGTCGGACCGGCCGCAGACGGTGCGCGACATGGTCTACATCCTGGAGAAGAGCAACCACCCGGAGCGGGTGAAGATGTTCGGCCAGGTGATGAAGAGCCCCAACCTGGTGGTGAAGCTGGAGGTCATGCAGATCATCGGGCGGGGCCGCACGGCGGAGGCCCGGCGCATCATCGCCGACGCGCTCACCGACGGCGTCTCCCAGGTGCGCATGCTGGCCGCGAAGCTGTTGCCGGAGTTCGACCGCGAGCGGGCCTTCACGGACCTGGTGCGGCTGGTGCGCGACCCCGGCTGGGACAAGAAGACGTCCGACGAGAAGGCCGCCGTCTACGCGGCCATCGGCGCCACCAACCTGCCCGCGGCGCTGTCCATGATGCAGCAGCTGCTCACGGTGAAGCCGTCGCTGCTCAACAAGCGGCGGGTGATGGAGGACAAGCTGCTGGCCATCACCGGCCTGGGCGGCGCGGGCTCCATCCAGTCCTACAAGATGTTGCAGGCCGTGGTGGAGGACAAGACGCAGCCCCTGGACGTCCTCACCGCGGCACGCAAGGCGATGTACCAGACGCGCAAGGCCCTGTTCGGGGACTCGGCGCTTCCGGAAGAGGCGAGCTGACACCATGGCCGACAACCTGAAGATCAATCAGACCCAGGACGAGAACCTGGGGGAGTACGGGCGCGAGCACAACGAGAAGCTCCAGAACCTGTCGCGCTCCATGCTCGCGGGCCTCTACATGCTCGTGCGCTCCGTGAAGATGTACGACCCGGAGAACGCCGTCTTCGAGAAGCCGCTGCACCAGCTCCAGGACATCATCAACCAGATCATCGGCAAGGAAGGCCGGCTGGAGCTGACGGGCGTCAAGGACTCCTTCTACCTCAACGGCATGCTGGTGAAGGTGGACCTCAACTCCATCGAGAACCAGCGCTACCTCTTGTCGGAGCTGCGCGCCAAGGACGTGGGCGGCATCACGCTGACCAAGCCCGTCACCACGCAGGAGCTGAAGAACTTCGTCTGGATCTTCAGCAAGGAGCAGTCCTCCACCGCGGAGGAGGACGGCCTGCAGGGGCGCAAGCTCCTCAACATGCGCGTGGCGAAGTTCTCCAAGCTCAAGGAGAAGCTGAACAAGGACATGGACACGCCGGGCGACCAGAAGGTCGACCGCAAGAAGTACGCGATGACCGTGTACGCGCGCGCCGTGTTCTTCCTGCAGAAGTACCTGGAGTCCGTGCGCGCGGGGAAGCCCATCGGCTCCTCGCGGGCGCTGCGCCTGGTGCAGGACTTCGTGGACATCTCCTACGATCAGCGCACCCACTTCCTGGGCATGACGACGCAGAAGCGCGAGGAGGACTACCTCGTCTACCACCAGGTGAACGTGGCGCTGATGTGCATCGTGTTCGGCGCGGAGCTGGGCCTCACCAAGCCGCAGCTGCGCGACCTGGGCTACATCGCCCTCTTCCACGACGCGGGCATGACGACGCTGCCGGAGGAGCTGTCCACCAAGCGCGGGGCGCTCACCGCGGACGAGAAGACGGCGGTGGCGCGCGCGCCGCTCATCAGCGTGCGCAACATCCTGATGGAGAAGGGCTTCAGCCGCTCCACGCTGCTGCGCGTGGTGACGACGTTCGAGCACAAGACGGACTACGGCACCGCGGTGCGTGACGCGCGCGGCAACATCCAGATGATCATCCCCAAGACGAACCTGGGGGTGTACGCGAAGATCATCGCCATCTGCGACGCGTACGACGCGCTCACCTCCCGCAGGCCCTACCGGGACGCGTACGGCCCGGAGGTGGCGCTGATGCTGATGTGGACGGAGATGCGCCAGAAGTTCGACCCGGAGCTCCTGGCCGTCTTCATGCGGGTGATGGCCATCCAGCCCATCAAGGTCCTCTCCCGCCGCCAGCAGCAGCTCAGCGTTTCCGGCCTGTAGCCTTCGCCGCCGGCTTCTTCGCCGCGGGCTTCGCCTTCACGGGAGGCCCGGCGGGGATGTTCGCCTCACGCAGCAGCGCGAGCGCCTTCGTGAAGTCCTCCGGGAGGGGGGCTTCCAGGTCCAGCCGCTTGTGGGTGCGCGGGTGTTCGAAGGCCAGTCGCCACGCGTGCAGCGCCTGGCGGCCCAGCGCCTCCTGCGCCTGCGCCACCGCGCCCTTCGCCTTGCGGCCCGCGCCGTAGAGCGCGTCGCAGAGCAGCGGGTGCCCGGCCTCCGCCAGGTGGACGCGGATCTGATGCGTGCGGCCGGTGAGCAGGTCCACCTCCACCAGCGCGGCGCCGTCGAAGGACTCGCGCACGCGGAACAGGGTGATGGCGGGCTTGCCCTCCTTCACCTTGCCGGTGAACTTCTGGCGGTGGATGGGGTGGCGGCCGTAGAGCGTCTCAATCCGCCCTTCCGCGGGCGGCACGCCGTGCACCAGCGCCAGGTACGTCTTCTGGACCTCGCGCGTCTTGAAGGCCTTCTGGAGGGCCACCAGGGCCTGCTCGTGCTTGGCGACGACGAGGCAGCCGGTGGTGTCCTTGTCCAGCCGGTGGACGATGCCGGGACGCAGCTCGCCGCCCACGCCGGCCAGGTCCTTCACGCGGTGCAGCAGCGCGTTGACCAACGTGCCGGAGGCGTGCCCCGCGCCCGGGTGCACCACCATGCCGGCGGCCTTGTCCACGACGACGAGGTCCCGGTCCTCGTGCAGCACGGACACGGGCAGCGCCTCGGCCTGGGGAATCGCGGCGACGGGCGCGGGGACGTGGAGCGACAGCAGCTCCCCCCCGCGCAGGCGCTGCGCGGCCTTGCCGGGCTTGCCGTCGGACAGCACGTGGCCGTCGGCGATGAGGCCCTGGAGGCGGGAGCGGGTGAGGTCCGGGAACGCGCGGGCGAGGTACGCATCCAGCCGCTCGCCCCGGGCTTCCGGGAGGGCGCGGTGCTCGCGCGTGTCGGGTGAGGCCACGGCGGAGGGCGCTACCAGATCTTCGACTTCACGTGCGCCTTGGAGCGCAGCACGATGTCGTTGATGGCGCGCTCGAAGAAGTTCGCCTGGGTGCTGATCTCCGCGCTCACGCGGCTCTTGTAGAGCGCGCGCCCCTCTTCCAGTTCCTCCTTGAGGACCTCGAAAAGGTTGTCCTGCTCGATGCCCTTGATGATCTTCTGCTCGTTGTAGAGCGAGATATCGGAGGCGATCGCGCGAGCGAGTCGCATCGCCTTGACCTTTTCCTCTTCCGTCATCGTGCCACTACTTAGGCACCCACCCCGTGCGAGTCAACTTTTCCCGTCGCACGGGAGGGTGCCCGGCCGCCGCCGGGTCAACGGCCCGACTTGGCGGGTTTCTCGGAGAACAGCGCCAGGTAGCTCTTGGACACGCGCAGGGGGTCCAGGCCCAGCTCGCGGGCGAGGTTCATGAGGATGCCGCGCAGGTACACGGTGGTGGGGAGCGCGGTGTAGCGGTCCGCCTCCACGTTCTCCAGGTGACGCACGGAGATGCGGGTCCGGTCGGCGAGTTGCTGGATGGACAGGCCGCGGGCCTCGCGGACGCGGCGCAGCAGCTCGCCGTTGAACTCGGCGTCGGCGGGGATGTCCACGCCCCGGGGGCGGGCCTCGCGGACCTTGGCGGCCACCTGGGCCAGCGCGGACTCGGCGGTCGCGATGGCGGAGTCCTGCGCCAGGACCTGGGCCTCCCCGAGCTTGCGGACCGTGGGGCCCTTCACGCTGCCCGGCCCCGTGGGGCCGTGGGCGCCAGGACGCGAGTCGATGGGGCGCGACGTCAGGGGCCGCACGGCGGCGCGGGAGGCACCCGTGGCCGGGGTCCGGGCCAGCGCGGTGGTGCTGGCGTCCGGGGCGGGGTTCGGATCCGACTCGCCCTGGGTGGTCGTCACGGCCGCCGCGCTGGTGGCGTCCGGCGTGGGGCTCGGGGCCACGGCCGCGGGCTCCGGAGGCGCCGTCACCGCGCTGGCCTCTGGAGCGGACCGCGAGGCCGGGGCCTCCGTCGAGGCTTCGACGGCGGGAGCCTGGGGAGCGTCCTCGGAGACCGGCGGGCTCGAGACGGCGGGAGAAGGAGCCGCCTCCACGCGGTCCGGGGCCGTGGCGGATCCGTCAGCGACCGGCGCGGATCCGGTGGACCCCGTACCGACCGCGTCGGTGTTCACCGGGGAACCCACGGGCGCGGTGGCGGCCTCGTCAGCATCCACCGTGGAACCCGCGAGCGCGGTGGCGGAACCGTCGGCGGCGGGCACGGGGGTGGATCCGGTCGCGCTCGCCACGGGGGCCGACAGCGCCGGGGCGGCGGCCTCCGTGCGCTCCGGGGTGGAACTTGAGGAGGCCTGCGCCGCCACGTCCTGCGCGGGAGCGGACGTGCTGGACGCCTCGGCCTCCACGGCCTTCGGCTCTCCGGACGGCTTCGCGTCCACAGCGGGCGCCGGAGCTTCGGCGGCTCCCCTGCCCTGCCCGCGCAGCGGACCCGCCGGGACATAGACGAACGACAGGCTCCGGGTGAACGAGGCACGGAAGGCCTCCACCACCGCCACGCCCCCCACCCTCACCGGCTCGGGGGGCACGCCTGGAGCGTCCTTCGCCGAGGACTCCTGCCGCTTCGACTCCTCACCCCGCATCCGCTCCTCGCTCTTTCCGGGCGTCTCGCTCGCGCGCGGCGCCTCCCCTTCCGTGTCGCTCACGGACGCCGCGGCCTTCAGTCGCGACTCCGCCTCCAACCGTTCGGCGTCCACCGCGCCCGCGGCCTTCGCCAGCGCCGCGGCGGCGGTGGCCAGGGCCTCCGCGACCCGCGCGGCCGAGTCCACCTTGTCCGCGGCATCCGCCGTCACGGCCGCCTTCGCGAGCCGCTCCGTGGACAGCCCGATGGAGCGGTCATACTCGACGCGCAGGTCCGCGTCGGTAAGCATCTCCATCGCTTCGTTCATCCGTTCACGCAGCGCGTCCACCTGGTCCGGATCCCCCAGCGCGTACACCGCGATGGACTCCGGTGAATACAACTCCATCAGGCGCTCGTGGGCCGCGCGGATCTCCGCGTCGGAGGCCGTGGGCGGCACCTCCAGGAGCTCGTAGTAGGTCTGCTGCGCGAAGGGCTTCATGGGATGGCGGACTCGGGGGAAGGGCCGTCGAGCGTCAGGATGCGCGCGGCGATGCGCTGGAGCCCCTGGGCCACCGGCGAGTCGGGCCGC
This genomic window contains:
- a CDS encoding helix-turn-helix domain-containing protein: MKPFAQQTYYELLEVPPTASDAEIRAAHERLMELYSPESIAVYALGDPDQVDALRERMNEAMEMLTDADLRVEYDRSIGLSTERLAKAAVTADAADKVDSAARVAEALATAAAALAKAAGAVDAERLEAESRLKAAASVSDTEGEAPRASETPGKSEERMRGEESKRQESSAKDAPGVPPEPVRVGGVAVVEAFRASFTRSLSFVYVPAGPLRGQGRGAAEAPAPAVDAKPSGEPKAVEAEASSTSAPAQDVAAQASSSSTPERTEAAAPALSAPVASATGSTPVPAADGSATALAGSTVDADEAATAPVGSPVNTDAVGTGSTGSAPVADGSATAPDRVEAAPSPAVSSPPVSEDAPQAPAVEASTEAPASRSAPEASAVTAPPEPAAVAPSPTPDATSAAAVTTTQGESDPNPAPDASTTALARTPATGASRAAVRPLTSRPIDSRPGAHGPTGPGSVKGPTVRKLGEAQVLAQDSAIATAESALAQVAAKVREARPRGVDIPADAEFNGELLRRVREARGLSIQQLADRTRISVRHLENVEADRYTALPTTVYLRGILMNLARELGLDPLRVSKSYLALFSEKPAKSGR
- a CDS encoding RluA family pseudouridine synthase; protein product: MASPDTREHRALPEARGERLDAYLARAFPDLTRSRLQGLIADGHVLSDGKPGKAAQRLRGGELLSLHVPAPVAAIPQAEALPVSVLHEDRDLVVVDKAAGMVVHPGAGHASGTLVNALLHRVKDLAGVGGELRPGIVHRLDKDTTGCLVVAKHEQALVALQKAFKTREVQKTYLALVHGVPPAEGRIETLYGRHPIHRQKFTGKVKEGKPAITLFRVRESFDGAALVEVDLLTGRTHQIRVHLAEAGHPLLCDALYGAGRKAKGAVAQAQEALGRQALHAWRLAFEHPRTHKRLDLEAPLPEDFTKALALLREANIPAGPPVKAKPAAKKPAAKATGRKR
- a CDS encoding HEAT repeat domain-containing protein, with the translated sequence MAQPQKVTDANAEPEQSPEVREKVELAKTFAFHLLKGIKQIGMYRHNEARFPEFLSKAQEAISSYTEKYGPLSLKVEQQNFMLYGEALFSEESPLPYKFFRDGIRQLIFRPGLPLEELVTLTLIALSEPERGADDVLAQLWRAGMQQVEYVVVEGFSMEGASEDEVQVEVDKVVGYLYSRLQTNSDDFLRFARVSAEDLDAKLDGVEQIRGLVVGGRHATDDLKARIQREITEEENARLFPKLVGAVFQVVEGGVDDPVLLEEIFLQLLDMLLLQDDFATVNQIVLKLRALSQREGGEDLGRLLNNFLHKMGEEQRLTRLGESLKTTRTRQPQDVTRYLQALGPDSVLPLLSVLETIELPENRLLLGDVLATFARELPEPFVARLLSDRPQTVRDMVYILEKSNHPERVKMFGQVMKSPNLVVKLEVMQIIGRGRTAEARRIIADALTDGVSQVRMLAAKLLPEFDRERAFTDLVRLVRDPGWDKKTSDEKAAVYAAIGATNLPAALSMMQQLLTVKPSLLNKRRVMEDKLLAITGLGGAGSIQSYKMLQAVVEDKTQPLDVLTAARKAMYQTRKALFGDSALPEEAS
- a CDS encoding HD-GYP domain-containing protein, with amino-acid sequence MADNLKINQTQDENLGEYGREHNEKLQNLSRSMLAGLYMLVRSVKMYDPENAVFEKPLHQLQDIINQIIGKEGRLELTGVKDSFYLNGMLVKVDLNSIENQRYLLSELRAKDVGGITLTKPVTTQELKNFVWIFSKEQSSTAEEDGLQGRKLLNMRVAKFSKLKEKLNKDMDTPGDQKVDRKKYAMTVYARAVFFLQKYLESVRAGKPIGSSRALRLVQDFVDISYDQRTHFLGMTTQKREEDYLVYHQVNVALMCIVFGAELGLTKPQLRDLGYIALFHDAGMTTLPEELSTKRGALTADEKTAVARAPLISVRNILMEKGFSRSTLLRVVTTFEHKTDYGTAVRDARGNIQMIIPKTNLGVYAKIIAICDAYDALTSRRPYRDAYGPEVALMLMWTEMRQKFDPELLAVFMRVMAIQPIKVLSRRQQQLSVSGL